Genomic window (Ostrea edulis chromosome 9, xbOstEdul1.1, whole genome shotgun sequence):
AGTGGACACTCCTGACGCAATTCGATGATCTCGACTTTGCCGATGACCTGGCTCTCCTTTCGCATAACCACAGTCAGATGCAAGACAAAACAactcaccttgtaacaacatcaGCAGGAACGGGACTCGAGatcaatttgaagaaaacagaaTTGATGAAGATCAACACCATGTCCAACTATCAGTCACAGTTGGTGGTGAGCCCATCAAAGAAGTTGAGTCTTTCATCTACCTGGGGAGTGTGATGGACAGACAGGGTGGTACAGACCATGACATCAAGTCAAGAATCGGCAAGGCACGATCAGCGTTTACCATGCTAAAGAACATATGGGCCTCAAAGAACACCCGCATAACTACCAAACTGCGGATCCTCAACTCCAATGTTAAGTCCGTCTTGCTGTATGGAGCAGAGACATGGAGAATGACCAAAACAACCCTGCAGAAGATCCAGGCATTTTACAACACCTGTCTCAGGTGCATCGTCAACATCCGATGGCCTGAAAAGATCACAAATAAAGAACTATGGAAGAGAGCAGGGCAGGAACCTATAGACATACACATCAGACGTAGGAAGTGTGGCTGGATTGGACACACCCTAAGGAAGCCACCTTCCAGCACCATACGCAAGGCCCTGACCTGGAACCCGCAGGGCAAGAGAAAGAGGGGACGTCCAAGAAACATCTGGAGGCAGGACTCAGAAGTAGAATTAAAAGCGCAGGACATGACCTGTCACGGCGCCGCAAAAGCAGCCCAGAATCGTGTTCGTTGGAGGACTGTCGTCGATTGCCATGTTCCTCACGGAACGACAGACCTAAGTAAGTCCTTAGACTTGTTACAGATGAAGgggaaatttatttatttagacagtaacaaaacacaataaaaacaCACCCAATCTTGTTTAATTCATTAGGTTTGAACACGAGCGAAAAATTTAGATGTGTAGGGAAAATATTGTGTAGAAATTCACTTAACATAActtcaatacatgtactgtatcaATGATTGAATGTAGACAAGCAGTACCGGTAggtataaaacttttttttagaATGACACATGCTTTTAAGTGTTGTTAAGACCCTAAAAGTATAAAATGGTATCCCCCTAAAGCAGCGTATAGTGGTGGCTTTGGACTAGGAAGGAATAGCAAACACTGTCTCCATTCATCCAGGATGTGCTAATAAAATATAGATGATGCATTAATAACGGTCatagattctctctctctctctctctctctctctctctctctctctctctctctctctctctctctctcaataagTCTGTATtttaatctatatgtaaacCAGAATGTTGCAGTCTGGGATATCATGTCATTGTCTGGTTACATTTCGGACTATATTATGATAAGTGGACCATTGGCCATCAAAACGTATTCTGCACGAATGGAAACAAATGGTAGGGGTTCACGCGGCCACTGTTAAAGCTCCATGACATCTCGTATGGATACGGGGTCTCCGGCCTGGAGAGGGCATCAAGTTCGTCCATCTGAAATATTTAGAAGTGATATGACGATTCAACTTACGATTCTATGTACAGTATTATCTCCTAGCTAACAAGAAGTAATGAAGTATTTCGTTACATTGTTCGGTCTCGGGGTGCATTGAACGTGTACACCCCTGATGAAACTTAAGTTCTAAGAAGTAATCTACATTTAGATAATCATTTTCGTCGGTCGAAACTTTGATACAAACGTATTAAATTGATCTATAAATTACAACTGTCTACATTTTTAAATGCAGAAGTTGTTGAACATATAAGTGTTTCAGAAATACTGTAAAAATGAGAGTGTGGAAGTTCAGTTATCGGATTTTGATAAAACAGTTGAATCTTGGCACTATGAACTTGACCTGTTCCTTGGAGAGGCGCCAGTTTGTTGCCGACCCTATATTGTCTTCTAGTTGCTCAATCGAGTTGGCTCCAATGATAACAGAGGTAACCACGTCCTTCTGAAGCAGCCACCGGATTGCTACCTGAGGAATGCTTTTTGCTGACGGTAAAAATCGACAAATACAGACATTAAACATCGACAAATAGACATTAAAAATCGACAAATACAGACATTAAACATCGACAAATACAGACAGTAAAAATCGACAAATACAGACAGTAAACATTGACAAATACAGAGAGTAAACATTGACAAATACAGAGAGTGAAAATCGACAAATACAAAGAGTAAGAATCGACTAAACTAAGACATTGATAACAACTAAACTAAGACATTGATATCGACGTCTAAATTAAGACATTGATGCCGACTTAATTAAGACATTGATATCGACTAAACTAAGACATTGATACCGACTTAACTAAGACATTGATATTGACGTCTAAACTAAGACATTGATATTGACGTCTAAACTAAGACATTGATATCGACTAAACTAAGACATTGATACCGACTTAACTAAGACATTGATACCGACTTAACTAAGACATTGATATCGACTTAACTAAGACATTGATATCGACTTAACTAAGACATTGATATCGACTTAACTAAGACATTGATACCGACTTAACTAAGACATTGATATCGACGTCTAAACTAAGACATTGATATCGACGTCTAAACTAATTAAgacattcatttcattttcagatATTAAAATAGCGATAAAACTAAGACATtggtttaattttcaaatgagaTATCGACAAAATTAATGACATTAGTTTCAGACATTGGTTTCATTTTCAGAATGATGAGATATCAATAAAACTAGACATTAGTTTCATTTTCggataatgaaatatcaataaaacTATGACATTGGTATCATCGGATAGCAAAACGTACACGAAACAAAGTCATTAATTTTACTTTCGGATAGTAAAGTTAAACTTCGACAAATCCAAGACATTATTATCGGATAGTAAAATATACGAAACAAAAGCATCACACAAAGTAGTATTTTCGGATAGCAAAATTAAATATCGACAAACTAAAACTTCGGGATCATTATCGGATAGTTCATGTACCATATCGACGAATTAAGACATTGGAATCAATTCGGAGAATgacccctagcgcaaacatccgtgcatcaaaggaccccattggaaataatccttcgagctttcatgggttacaggtatccttggtatttatgtatgtatgtttgtatataccgaataaacatttatcttttttatttgttaccCATAAGGAAAGTGATATTAAGGGGAAAAAATAAAGAGATTAAAGTAAGGTTTTAGCGGTATCTCAAGGAGCTACGTGTAGGAAAGTTCACGCTTGTGGTTCCACATCATTTCGAAGAGAGATAAGTGAAAACGCATCAAATAAACGGATAGATagataaattgattgattgaatattgtttaacgtccttctcgagaatcttttactcatatggagacggcaccattgccggtgaagggctgaaaaatttagACCGATGCTCGGCGCTTTAAAAGGCTATCAAGCAGgcagggttctttatcgtgctacatcTGCTGTGCCATGttatttacggtctcatccgaaggaccgccccatttagtcgcctcgaCAAGCAAGatgtactgaggacatattctaacccggatccccacgggaatatacatgtatcaaatagTGCGGGAATAAACGGATAGAACCTAAACATAGAACAGCACTGTTTGTAATACGCCTTATTTGTATGTTTcccattgattgattgtaataTACGAAAATCATCACTTTCACAACATTCgatttggaaaataaaattattttgaaaataaatgtttcaaGAACGGCAGAAAAACGCTCATTTATTTGACAGTAAACCATCAAcaataaaaagaataaatacACCCAAAATACAAAGGATAATAAACCTGGTGCAGCATCCCCGGATAAAACAACTGAAAGGTGGTTAAATGGTGGAGCTCTGCGATTCTGGCACCTTTCCAGTCGACTGAATAGCATGGTATCATCCTGTACACATTCCAATGACCCCGACTATCCGGAGATCCCGACTTTTATCAGTGCAGTGTGTATAATATTTTGCTTACGTCGCATTTCACTCTATATGTACTTGAATTTAGGATGAATATGGGCGATTTTTGAACAAACAttcagatatttattttttgtacgTCTCCTAATCTGGAAATTTGAATTTAGGAACCAGAAATGCTGATAATTCAACAATTCCAATGACCACGACTATCCTTATATTATCAGGGGGCTACAGGTAGCTTCAAAATCCTATGTATTTTACTTACATTGGAATTCATTATACTTGAATTTAAGATGAAAcgagaatattttttttttagcaaaaaGTCGGATACTTATTTTGTAAATCTCTGTTCTAGGGGAGTAATTTGATCCCCCTCTCATTTTAatcataccacaatctttggcAATCTTCGCCATGGCTTCCAATAGTTTCCAGAAATCTTCATTATTTTCGTACTGACTCCAAGCCGGGGCAATCTCCCTAGCTTTTGATTCATCTTGAGCGACGAGTCCAATCCGTCCCGCCAATTTATCAGGCCTTACTCCACGGTTGTATTTACCTGTAAGCATTccactgaaaaataaaagaaacgaACTAAATTCATCTTTTGATAGATCAAAATTTGACCACatgatataaattgtaaaattgtgacTATCATGAATCCAGCAAGTTGGAATTATTAAAACCAGATGCTAGCATCGTGTCTAATATGCTGATGAAGCTACCTAACTTGTCTTATTGACACCAAGTGTTTGGTTCAAATTGTTGTATTATTACCCTTTTAATGGGCTCCATGGCAACACTCCGAGACCTTCATATTTACAGACTTGAAGTTCCTCGAATTCCGGGTGACGACAAAGTAAGTTGCATTGTTGCTGATATAAAAGGACAATATTCGTATTCTATATGTTGTTACCAATAACAATAGAGTAACACgtacagtgtattatatattgataaatctGATTTATCCTCATACCTGAAGACTGACTACAGCCGGGTACCTGCCGGACTTGCAGAGATCCACCACTTTCTGCATCTGCCAACCACACAAGTTGGATACACCTACATAACGCACCTTACCAGCTTTAACCAAATCCCCTAGAGCGTCTAACCACTCCTCAGGGGGAACAGCATTGTCCCAACCGTGAACCTATTCAATAACAAACCTGCAGGTCAAACTAAAACTCATCCAATGTATGTAATTCTACCACTATTATTGCGAACATTAAAGGAATGCCGCAGTCATTATCCTGCGATACAAATCCATACgtattaactgattatgagaaaattgatacacatcttgCTTGCGCAAGTTTTGCTAATGCAACCATAAAGTCGTGACTGATGATTCatatttataatcataaaaatcaatcaagatatgcagtaaaacaatttcataaatgtctaaagaaaatttgcatttaatatAAACCAAAGGTCTGCACTCCGACAGcaatacacactgattttgattacgtataactccgtttacctgatcaagatatagggctcatggcgggtgtgaccggtcgacaggggatctttactcctcctaagcacatgatcccacctctggtgtgtccaggagtctgtgtttgccaaactctctatttcgtattgattataggagttacgagattgatcactgttcattatcttcacttttcatgtaaacatGACGATACACAAAGTTTTcttggcgtgtttcataccgattgtttggtcgttcttggcacactgattttgacttcggattattccgtttacctgatcaaaacatggggcacacggcgggtgtgaccggtcgacaggggattcttactcctaagcacctgatcccatctttggtatgttcagggatccgtgtttgcccaactctttattttgtattccttgttggaattatgagattgatcactgttggacataccagaggtgggttcaggtgccttggatgagtaagcatcccttgccATGAAAGGTCAtatgggcaaactagatcattataacaatagGAATAtgaaaaatgctgactttaaacgagtttgttgaaacccctgtaacatcatcttgtttttcagtagcctgcctcgatctaaaaattgagattgatcactgttggacATAGCAAAGGTAGGGCAGGAGCcatggaggagtaagcatcccttttcgaccggtcatacccgcggtgagccctacatctcgatcaggtaaacggagtaataatcagtgtgccaagaacggcctaacaatcggtatgaaacaagtcagacagcatttaacccagagagaggttgtattggcaaaccagatcattataaccatagaatttgtaaaaggctgattttaaacgagaccgttGTAACCCCTGCACCCTCAACTTTTTTGTAAGTAGCCTGCCTCGACTTAAAAACCgtccatacgcagaacaagctcttgcacatcgaatcagttgagagatataaacactgcatgcaggtgataatggaatattgtgaCATAAGCATGCGAaattgacgacggagaagctgaaatcatcccgtctgatttgttgagttgttagtttgcggttaatatctactttcaataaaatatctaagtatgaagcagaagtggacgactctgtggtgtctttcatttcgagttcattatatatcgaatcgacaaatgaatgaattGCATGTTTCATTCTTTTCATCAGGATATTTTGATGTAACTCGaaaatgcaaattaaaaaaatccgCAAGATTAAGCACTACCTTCTTTTAAACTGTCGTAGAGTTATCGCCTTTTTAACCATCTTCTTTACAGAGGATGGATCATTGCATTTGGTTTGTATCACAATGAGACGCCTTCTTGTACACATTTGCTTGAGGGaacatgtatattatgaatGCACGTGATATTACTATGACACGCCTCctgataaacatgtatattatgaatGCACGTGATATTACTATGACACGCCTCCTGATAAACATGTATGATTACCTGATATAGATCTATGAAGTCCGTCTGAAGCCGTTTGAGGCTCGCCTCACAGCTCTGCATAATGTGTTTCCGTCCTAATCCAACGTTATTCACATCATCTCCCATTGGACTTCTCACTTTGGTGGCAATTACGAATTTTTCTCTTTCTTGTCTGTCAAAAGAGTTTTGGTGACATAAACAACCTTCCATATTCTTAAAGCTGGAACGAACATTATGGATATAGCCTCTCATAGTATTAAATCTGAACATTATGGATATAGCCTCTCATAGTATTAAATCTGAACATTATGGATATAGCCTCTCATAGTATTAAATCTGAACATTATGGATATAGCCTCTCATAGTATTAAATCTGAACATTATGGATATAGCCTCTCATAGTATTAAATCTGGTCACAGTTCAAAGTGCCAATGATATAAGTGGGTATTTAGGCGTTTATTGTAAGCGTCACAAGTGTTTTctaatgaaaggtaaagataacgaacagtgatcaatcttataactcctataagaaatacaaaatagatagttgggcaaacacggacctcgaATAACATATAGAACTGATATTAGCTTTCCCAAGTTTAGACAAATTTAAATCTTCGAAAGGTATTGAAACACCTTTATATTCTAAAATCGTCAAATTTTACATCCGCAAAAAATATCCGTTTTGTCCAGTAGTAGTACAAGAAAATAATGAAGGCGTTCAGACATACACAAACATCCACCATGACATTTTCGAAAGGAAATCATTTTGCAAGTAGTGACTATTTCTATCTTTGGCAAATCTATCTTTTTTCATTACGTCtttgaaaaaaagttaattGCGTTTGACTACTTTCTACTACAACACATGGATATCTGAGTTGTGTTTACAAAGACGACAACAACACgaacaatatgaaattgtaatttttttgggACAAACTGCCCCTTCCTCAGGACGACAGAATTAAACTaaaaaactaaatgaatagAATAAACATGCaaactagcactaaaactaaactAGAAAatctgataacaaacaaaacctGTCCTGAAAAAGGGATAGGTCGTTCCAAAATTTTGACAATATTAATTTCAtattcgtgtcgttggtcattacAGTGCtttgtatattcttattcatttgACCTCGTATTTACATTCAGGTCAGACACTTAAGATGTTGAGTGTCGTTGGTTTTTAGTTCTCTCccaaagtgtgtgtgtgtagactTCATATACCATATTTAGACTCTTAACAAATCAACTTTCTGAAAGGTTGATACAAACTTATCCAATCCTTACCTAACCAGCCACTCGCATATGATGCTTTCTGACACCTCTCTGGTACACAAGCTTACCTAACCAGCCACTCGCCTATGATACTTTCAGACACCCCTCTGGTATACATGCTTACCTAATCAACCAATCGCCTATGATACTTTCAGACACCCCTCTGGTAAACATGTTTACCTAACCAACCACTCGCCTATAATGCTTTCTGACACACCTCTGGTAAACATGTTTACCTAACCAACCACTCGCCTATGATGCTTTCTGACACACCTCTGGTAAAAATGCTTACATAATCAACCACTCGCCTATAATGTTTTCAAACACCCCTCTGGTATACAAGCTTACCTAATCAACCAATCGCCTATGATGCTTTCTGAATCCTCTCTGGTATACATGCTTACCTAACCAGCCACTCGCCTAAGATGCTTTCCGATACCCCTCTGGTATACATGTTTGCAGTGTCAATGAAATTTCCACCGAGAGCAGCGAATCGGTCCAGGACTTTGTGAGATGCATCCTTGTCCAGCTTGCCAATCtatgaaataaaaactttcaACATGAATCTGATGAAATGTATAAACCTGGAGAAGGCAGATTTCAATCCCAATACTAGGagagtgaaaggtgaagataatgaacagtgatcaatcatataactcctataaggaatacaaaatagagagttggatgTTAAGGAATGAACATGTTCCTGTATTTAGTCAAACCTGTTGTGTACAAATAGTCCTTACGTCATGCATATGGTTTTATATGTAGTATTCAAATAAAGCATGTTCACATAACATTGGTGTCAGAAGTTCGAGACGCTACCCACGATTGAAATATGTCTATCCGGGGTGAACTGCCGGTTCCATTACCGatggatgtaaaacttataccgtaccaattttgatgcaccagacgcgcatttcgacaaataatgcctcttcagtgatgctcaagccgacatttttgaaattcgaaataacaataaacttgtaagagctgaaaggaaaactagagtaccaaaaaaactggagccaaattcatccaaggatcagagctacacatgtatgtatgagggagatataatccttaattttgaaaggaatttctaaattttatcccagcaattaaatatacatcgatattttcaagctagtaacgaaatacttagctactgggctgtagatatGAAGGGATACCTTAAGGGTAATGGG
Coding sequences:
- the LOC125660481 gene encoding 1-deoxyxylulose-5-phosphate synthase YajO-like yields the protein MEYNYLGRTGLRVSTICLGAMTFGHPEIGKLDKDASHKVLDRFAALGGNFIDTANMYTRGVSESILGEWLVRQEREKFVIATKVRSPMGDDVNNVGLGRKHIMQSCEASLKRLQTDFIDLYQVHGWDNAVPPEEWLDALGDLVKAGKVRYVGVSNLCGWQMQKVVDLCKSGRYPAVVSLQQQCNLLCRHPEFEELQVCKYEGLGVLPWSPLKGGMLTGKYNRGVRPDKLAGRIGLVAQDESKAREIAPAWSQYENNEDFWKLLEAMAKIAKDCAKSIPQVAIRWLLQKDVVTSVIIGANSIEQLEDNIGSATNWRLSKEQMDELDALSRPETPYPYEMSWSFNSGRVNPYHLFPFVQNTF